One part of the Halocalculus aciditolerans genome encodes these proteins:
- a CDS encoding ABC transporter permease: MSSPWGWGTSTDGVDESSSSETSDDSDSMRSAGWVEGIVIGVLIGVIEGFGNSVADGITWFFDEVESGVTWFFGSFGLVFQPLGQDLIGLVDAFTAAISDIIVSTGAFAPITAVLLYGAVLFVVAWTLMFVLQVLDPR; the protein is encoded by the coding sequence TTGTCTAGCCCTTGGGGCTGGGGAACGAGCACCGACGGGGTCGACGAGAGCAGCTCGTCGGAGACCTCGGACGACTCGGACTCGATGCGGAGCGCCGGCTGGGTTGAGGGCATCGTCATCGGTGTCCTCATCGGCGTCATCGAGGGATTCGGTAACTCGGTGGCGGACGGTATCACGTGGTTCTTCGACGAGGTCGAGAGCGGAGTCACGTGGTTCTTCGGGTCGTTCGGACTCGTCTTCCAGCCGCTCGGACAGGACCTCATCGGGCTCGTCGACGCGTTCACGGCCGCTATTTCGGACATCATCGTCTCAACCGGCGCGTTCGCTCCCATCACCGCGGTCCTGCTCTACGGAGCGGTGTTGTTCGTCGTCGCGTGGACGTTGATGTTCGTGCTGCAAGTGCTCGACCCGAGGTAA
- a CDS encoding ATP-binding protein — protein MIQDSDTDYSATFREFLAEQYHGRIESLVEEYPDDTVLHIDWGDLADHDLGAARSLLANPSTHYDALRDVLADYSHGGVDVYQATLHESRPIEPAVYGLPDNATFEVGEYRHSELNRLIEVEGQVTKRTEVNPMMSVVVKQCVRCGYLHRREITPTGKGGNVRWCESCGDEHDHGGPFEVRPEQSEWTDHQLVRVQTPPEQATDGNENIHVHLTGALCGTVEGGDRVSLSGEFRPEATKDWPVYDKHVMGRAARVEDASFEDVDIGDTDVEDIHELSRRDDLAELQRGSVAAAHEGDNHLKDAVRLQLFSDFSRVGPDGAHYRGKSHILLFGDPGSGKTLLLEGAHNSMPRSAFTDGMNSTSAGLTAAMTRDDFGGGDGWSIEAGTVVRASGGLAAIDELDKADVDDLDSLHTAMASEKVPVSKAGKSAMLPAQTSILAAGNPTGGHFDPSRPFEEQIELRSPLLSRFDLIFAVREKTDEQSVRQIADTMAKARDASGYFDRDDLDLSAEQRARIEPDIDANLWSKYIAYATRNYHPVAASEDVLDYIVDEYTELKTSLPSRYQEELDQEERGSLNDDSRSKMPVTMRKVGAIQRFAAASARSRLDDVYDREDVDLALDLVRRSLRDIGVLDGPTAGATASADQQRGFDDFGISPES, from the coding sequence ATGATTCAGGATTCGGACACGGATTACTCCGCGACGTTCCGCGAGTTCCTCGCGGAGCAGTATCACGGGCGCATCGAGTCACTCGTCGAGGAGTACCCCGACGACACCGTGCTGCATATCGACTGGGGAGACCTCGCGGACCACGACCTCGGCGCGGCGCGCTCGCTCCTGGCGAACCCCTCGACGCACTACGACGCGCTCCGCGACGTCCTCGCGGACTACTCTCACGGCGGCGTCGACGTCTATCAGGCGACGCTTCACGAGTCGCGTCCCATCGAGCCCGCGGTCTACGGCCTCCCGGACAACGCGACGTTCGAGGTCGGGGAGTACCGACACTCCGAGCTAAACAGGCTCATCGAGGTCGAGGGCCAGGTGACGAAACGCACCGAGGTGAACCCGATGATGTCGGTGGTGGTGAAACAGTGCGTCCGCTGCGGCTATCTCCATCGTCGAGAAATCACTCCGACCGGGAAGGGTGGGAACGTCCGCTGGTGTGAGTCGTGCGGCGACGAGCACGACCACGGCGGCCCGTTCGAGGTGCGCCCGGAGCAGTCCGAGTGGACGGACCATCAACTCGTGCGCGTTCAGACGCCGCCGGAGCAGGCGACGGACGGGAACGAGAACATCCACGTCCACCTCACGGGCGCATTGTGCGGGACCGTCGAGGGCGGCGACCGCGTCTCCCTCTCTGGGGAGTTCCGGCCAGAGGCGACCAAGGATTGGCCGGTCTACGACAAGCACGTGATGGGCCGCGCGGCCCGCGTCGAGGACGCGAGCTTCGAGGACGTCGACATCGGCGACACCGACGTCGAGGACATCCACGAGCTCTCTCGGCGAGACGACCTCGCGGAGCTTCAACGCGGCTCGGTCGCGGCGGCGCACGAGGGCGACAACCACCTCAAGGACGCCGTGCGTCTCCAACTCTTCTCCGACTTCTCGCGTGTCGGGCCGGACGGCGCGCACTATCGCGGGAAGTCCCATATCCTGCTCTTCGGCGACCCGGGGAGCGGGAAGACGCTCCTCCTGGAGGGCGCGCACAACTCGATGCCGCGCTCGGCGTTCACCGACGGCATGAACTCGACGTCGGCGGGTCTCACGGCCGCGATGACGCGCGACGACTTCGGCGGCGGCGACGGGTGGAGCATCGAGGCGGGGACAGTCGTCCGCGCGTCGGGGGGACTCGCGGCTATCGACGAGCTCGACAAGGCGGACGTGGACGACCTCGACTCTCTCCACACGGCGATGGCGTCCGAGAAGGTCCCGGTGTCGAAGGCGGGGAAGAGCGCGATGCTGCCCGCGCAGACGTCCATCCTGGCGGCCGGGAACCCGACGGGGGGACACTTCGACCCGTCGCGGCCGTTCGAGGAGCAGATCGAGCTTCGGTCGCCGCTCCTCTCGCGCTTCGACCTCATCTTCGCGGTCCGGGAGAAGACGGACGAGCAGTCGGTCCGGCAGATCGCGGACACGATGGCGAAGGCCCGAGACGCGAGCGGGTACTTCGACCGCGACGACCTCGACCTCTCGGCCGAGCAGCGGGCGCGCATCGAGCCCGACATCGACGCCAACCTCTGGAGCAAGTACATCGCCTACGCGACGCGGAACTACCATCCCGTGGCGGCGTCCGAGGACGTCCTCGACTACATCGTCGACGAGTACACGGAGCTGAAGACGAGCCTCCCGTCCCGCTACCAGGAGGAGCTCGACCAGGAGGAGCGCGGGTCGCTCAACGACGACTCGCGCTCGAAGATGCCGGTGACGATGCGGAAGGTCGGGGCCATCCAGCGGTTCGCGGCGGCGAGCGCGCGCTCGCGCCTTGACGACGTCTACGACCGGGAGGACGTCGACCTCGCCCTCGACCTCGTGCGCCGGTCGCTTCGGGACATCGGCGTCCTCGACGGGCCGACCGCGGGCGCGACAGCATCGGCCGACCAACAACGCGGATTCGACGACTTCGGTATCAGCCCAGAATCATGA